From a single Acidimicrobiales bacterium genomic region:
- the selA gene encoding L-seryl-tRNA(Sec) selenium transferase yields the protein MNRPPSVDRLARHLAESGFGDLPDPLLVAAARDAVALSPDDPWEEAAAIARSSRQRLLQPVINATGVIVHTNLGRAPLSVGHDVHYANLELDLGTGRRGDRSSHASSLLARLSGAEAATVVNNGAAALLLALATVPPGHEVIVSRGELIEIGGGFRIPEVLATSGARLREVGTTNRTRLNDYREAIGSDTAAILKVHTSNYRIVGFTESAGLPGLAGLAHEHGLPLIFDAGSGLIDEGCQWLPAGPPPWLRGEPAVRQSIAAGADLVTFSGDKLFGGPQAGIIAGKAPLVQACKTHPLARALRPGHLVLRSLQDVALSYLRRDAGATLPLWRMATAPVEDLRRRAEALSHGEVVDCASVMGGGTLPGRTIPSAGIAVDGDITGRLRLTDPPVIARVEAGRTFCDLRTVLPEQDPALAKALAKAVAG from the coding sequence ATGAACCGGCCTCCGTCGGTCGACCGGCTCGCCCGCCATCTCGCCGAATCAGGCTTCGGTGACCTGCCCGATCCGCTGCTGGTCGCGGCCGCCCGCGACGCCGTCGCTCTCTCTCCGGACGACCCCTGGGAAGAGGCAGCCGCCATTGCCCGATCCTCGAGGCAGCGGCTCCTCCAGCCCGTCATCAACGCCACCGGCGTCATCGTCCATACCAACCTCGGCCGCGCGCCGCTCTCCGTCGGCCACGACGTCCACTACGCCAACCTCGAGCTCGACCTGGGCACGGGACGCCGCGGCGACCGCTCGTCGCATGCTTCGTCGCTGCTCGCCAGGCTTTCGGGCGCCGAGGCCGCGACCGTGGTCAACAACGGCGCCGCCGCCCTCCTCCTCGCCCTCGCCACCGTTCCCCCCGGGCACGAGGTAATAGTCAGCCGGGGCGAGCTGATAGAGATCGGCGGCGGGTTCCGCATCCCCGAAGTCCTCGCGACGTCCGGCGCACGCCTCAGGGAGGTCGGCACCACCAACCGCACGAGACTCAACGACTACCGCGAGGCGATCGGGTCCGACACCGCGGCCATCCTCAAGGTTCACACCTCCAACTACCGCATAGTCGGCTTCACCGAGTCCGCCGGCCTCCCCGGGCTCGCCGGCCTCGCGCACGAGCACGGCCTACCTCTCATCTTCGACGCCGGCTCCGGCCTCATCGACGAGGGCTGCCAGTGGCTGCCCGCCGGCCCGCCGCCGTGGCTCCGGGGCGAACCCGCTGTCCGCCAGTCGATCGCCGCCGGCGCGGATCTGGTCACCTTCAGCGGGGACAAGCTGTTCGGCGGTCCGCAGGCGGGGATCATCGCCGGCAAGGCGCCGCTCGTACAAGCGTGCAAGACGCACCCTCTCGCACGTGCCCTGCGGCCGGGCCATCTGGTTCTTCGGTCGCTACAGGACGTCGCGCTCAGCTACCTCCGGCGCGACGCCGGCGCAACGCTTCCGCTGTGGCGCATGGCGACGGCCCCCGTCGAGGATCTCCGCCGGCGGGCCGAAGCGTTATCTCACGGCGAGGTCGTCGACTGCGCGTCGGTTATGGGCGGCGGCACACTCCCCGGCCGCACCATCCCCTCCGCCGGCATTGCCGTCGACGGCGACATCACCGGACGCCTCCGTTTGACGGACCCACCGGTGATCGCCAGGGTCGAAGCGGGCCGCACCTTCTGTGACCTTCGCACCGTGCTGCCGGAACAAGATCCGGCCCTCGCCAAGGCACTTGCCAAGGCGGTTGCCGGATGA
- the selB gene encoding selenocysteine-specific translation elongation factor: MTVIATAGHVDHGKSTLVRALTGTDPDRWAEEKRRGLTIDLGFANTTLPSGEQISFVDVPGHGRFVANMLSGVGSVDACMFVVDANEGWRAQSEEHLRILELLGMRAGVIAMTKVASLDEDLTTLAAEEITEHVQGTFLQDAPVVAVDAPAGRGIDDLRQALDRLVSSLPPAVDGSRPRLWVDRSFSIRGAGTVVTGTLLGGSLSAGDELVIEPGARRVRARGLQSHNQPCDHAGPGRRVAVNLTGVEAKEIRRGQALVRPDQWHVTAAVDVSLSVLDASPQPVTNRGAFAVHLGTAALPVRLRLIGSRDQIAPGEDAPARMWLLAGHRVTAVPGDRFVLRELGRGQTIGGGVVLDVDPVLPASKADPSLSVERVVEERGWVRADHLERLTGRPATPTVGAWVVAPAAEARAAARISELCEHAGAGGVDLAQLGETELALLHSGIDGVTVSGPKAYLDSLVPRGISERASAVLNLLEKDSMSPPDLPVEDRRSLRELEATGLATQAGEIWFASSAVEAAVDLLRALLRAKPDGFTVSDARQVLGTSRKYALPLLAHLDANGITRRKGDTRVAGPRMGL; encoded by the coding sequence ATGACGGTCATCGCGACCGCCGGTCATGTCGACCATGGCAAGTCGACTCTCGTACGCGCGCTCACCGGCACCGACCCCGATCGCTGGGCCGAGGAGAAACGGCGCGGCCTCACCATCGACCTCGGCTTCGCCAACACCACCCTGCCGTCGGGGGAGCAGATCAGCTTCGTCGACGTTCCTGGCCACGGCCGCTTCGTAGCCAACATGCTGTCCGGTGTCGGCTCGGTCGACGCGTGCATGTTCGTCGTCGACGCCAACGAGGGATGGCGCGCCCAGTCGGAAGAGCACCTGCGGATACTGGAACTGCTCGGGATGCGCGCCGGGGTGATAGCGATGACCAAGGTCGCATCCCTCGACGAGGACCTGACCACGCTCGCCGCTGAGGAGATCACCGAGCACGTGCAAGGCACGTTCCTGCAGGACGCGCCCGTCGTCGCTGTCGACGCGCCCGCGGGCCGCGGGATTGACGACCTCCGCCAGGCACTCGACCGCCTCGTCTCGTCGCTTCCGCCGGCGGTCGACGGATCGAGGCCACGTCTGTGGGTCGATCGTTCGTTCTCGATCCGCGGCGCAGGGACGGTGGTGACCGGCACGCTGCTGGGAGGCTCGCTGTCCGCCGGTGACGAACTCGTGATCGAGCCGGGTGCGCGCAGGGTTCGCGCGAGAGGGCTGCAGAGTCACAACCAACCCTGCGATCACGCAGGTCCGGGCCGGCGTGTCGCGGTCAACCTCACCGGCGTGGAGGCCAAGGAGATCCGTCGAGGGCAAGCTCTCGTGCGCCCGGACCAGTGGCACGTCACCGCGGCCGTCGACGTCTCGCTCAGCGTTCTCGACGCGTCGCCGCAGCCGGTCACCAACCGCGGCGCGTTCGCTGTCCACCTCGGCACCGCGGCGTTGCCGGTTCGCCTGAGGCTGATCGGCTCGCGTGACCAGATCGCTCCAGGGGAAGACGCACCCGCGAGGATGTGGCTCCTGGCAGGTCACCGGGTCACCGCTGTCCCCGGCGACCGCTTCGTCTTGCGCGAGCTCGGCCGCGGCCAAACGATCGGCGGCGGCGTGGTACTCGACGTCGACCCCGTTCTTCCGGCGTCGAAGGCGGATCCCTCCCTTTCGGTGGAGCGCGTCGTGGAGGAGCGTGGGTGGGTGCGTGCTGATCACCTGGAGCGCCTGACCGGCCGCCCCGCCACACCAACCGTCGGGGCCTGGGTCGTGGCGCCGGCGGCCGAGGCCAGGGCGGCTGCACGTATCAGCGAGCTTTGCGAACACGCCGGCGCCGGCGGGGTCGACCTGGCACAACTCGGGGAGACCGAGCTGGCACTGCTGCACAGCGGCATCGACGGCGTCACGGTTTCGGGGCCCAAGGCATACCTCGATTCGCTGGTGCCTCGTGGAATCAGCGAGCGCGCGTCAGCGGTCCTCAATCTCTTGGAGAAAGACAGCATGTCTCCGCCGGACCTCCCCGTCGAGGACAGGCGCTCCCTGCGCGAGCTAGAGGCGACCGGGCTGGCGACTCAAGCGGGTGAGATCTGGTTCGCGTCCTCCGCAGTGGAGGCCGCTGTCGACCTGCTGCGCGCGCTGCTGCGTGCGAAGCCCGACGGCTTTACGGTCTCGGACGCCCGCCAGGTGCTCGGTACGTCGCGCAAGTACGCGCTGCCGTTGCTCGCGCACCTGGATGCCAACGGCATCACGCGTCGTAAGGGGGACACCCGTGTCGCGGGACCGAGGATGGGTCTGTGA